One region of Asterias rubens chromosome 5, eAstRub1.3, whole genome shotgun sequence genomic DNA includes:
- the LOC117290206 gene encoding LOW QUALITY PROTEIN: E3 ubiquitin-protein ligase Midline-1-like (The sequence of the model RefSeq protein was modified relative to this genomic sequence to represent the inferred CDS: deleted 1 base in 1 codon), translated as MAARITVHSVLDKISKDHLECPICTNRFINPTMLDCLHSFCFTCLKELHQQDPNNSILLCPLCRKKTTLEDKVDSLPKDFKLNALVEEFTVQEQLIEGHGSEVKCQACKRDHTAVSRCIDCEHFICHECQQAHQHMAILESHKIYSLAQLQSGVVTYRSKIREYIPKCGKHSDQTLNIYCNTCQKLECTTCTILDHANQTHDPIGIPEALDKCKQEVAELVAKAEKCKADIQTAMEQASESRKKRAKITEEEKQLKQEAESVYKDRVQTFETAEATNTIQGEIVSDRLSFLEFEEGERSVGRLVLEDEQQAKAEAQAKEHETIHTKQKWKLKESFSQFGFTQFQTERFVTAFSDNEIVVLDIDHNTLFAFKPQVAANTSQSTHCPQRLKLKGLSEPSALTVGNNDHLYVIDNREVKVLNRKYMPHHQFQLSERKLSPSCLAVDENNLIAVGYSKGQKISLYNPDGSLIRTFSTPVQVDYLTLYKERIIYSSRGDKHLHSVDYKGGKVFSVDINQSEDSWGICCDKDGSIFVAQYNGTTQNNRICQYSSDGKYIGCVIEDCGDAYDITFTPSGNLVVEAQTLVNIFQVISQ; from the exons ATGGCTGCCCGTATCACAGTCCATTCAGTGCTTGATAAGATCAGTAAGGATCATCTAGAATGTCCAATATGCACCAATCGCTTCATCAATCCAACAATGCTAGACTGTCTACACAGCTTCTGCTTCACATGCCTCAAGGAGCTTCACCAACAAGATCCTAACAACTCCATCCTACTGTGTCCTCTgtgcagaaagaaaacaacactagAAGACAAGGTTGACAGTCTACCTAAGGACTTTAAACTCAATGCCCTGGTGGAAGAGTTTACTGTTCAGGAGCAACTTATTGAGGGTcatgggtcagaggtcaaatgTCAAGCCTGTAAAAGAGATCATACGGCTGTTTCCAGATGTATtgactgtgaacattttatttgtcaTGAATGTCAACAAGCACATCAGCATATGGCTATTTTGGAATCACATAAAATCTACTCACTTGCTCAACTGCAATCAGGTGTAGTAACCTACCGCAGTAAAATCAGGGAGTACATTCCAAAGTGTGGCAAGCACAGTGATCAGACTCTGAACATCTACTGCAACACATGCCAGAAGTTAGAATGCACAACTTGTACCATTCTTGATCATGCAAACCAAACACATGACCCCATCGGCATACCTGAGGCTTTAGACAAATGCAAACAGGAAGTCGCAGAGCTGGTTGCAAAAGCTGAGAAATGCAAGGCTGATATTCAAACTGCCATGGAACAAGCCAGTGAGTCTCGCAAGAAA AGAGCAAAGATCACCGAAGAGGAAAAGCAGCTGAAGCAAGAGGCAGAGAGTGTTTACAAAGACAGAGTCCAGACATTTGAAACTGCAGAGGCAACCAACACA ATACAAGGTGAGATTGTGTCTGACAGGCTTTCCTTTCTTGAGTTTGAAGAAGGTGAAAGGtcagtgggaagactggtgCTGGAAGATGAGCAACAAGCTAAAGCAGAGGCTCAGGCCAAGGAACATGAAACAatccatacaaaacaaaagtggAAACTGAAAGAAAGTTTCAGTCAATTTGGCTTCACGCAATTTCAGACGGAAAGGTTTGTTACAGCTTTCTCCGACAATGAAATAGTAGTATTAGATATAGACCACAATACATTGTTTGCATTCAAACCTCAAGTAGCAGCAAACACATCACAGTCTACTCACTGCCCACAAAGATTAAAACTAAAAGGTCTTTCTGAACCATCAGCACTCACTGTGGGCAATAATGATCACCTGTATGTGATTGACAATAGAGAAGTCAAGGTTTTAAACAGGAAATATATGCCCCATCATCAGTTCCAGCTAAGTGAGAGAAAGCTCTCCCCATCATGCCTTGCAGTGGATGAAAACAATCTCATAGCAGTGGGTTATTCAAAAGGGCAGAAGATCTCACTCTACAACCCTGATGGATCACTCATCAGAACATTCTCTACTCCAGTACAGGTAGACTATTTGACTTTATACAAGGAGAGGATTATCTACAGCAGTAGAGGTGATAAACATTTACACTCAGTTGATTATAAGGGTGGAAAGGTGTTCTCAGTAGATATTAATCAGTCTGAAGATTCCTGGGGTATTTGCTGTGATAAAGATGGAAGTATCTTTGTTGCTCAATATAATGggacaacacaaaacaatagaATATGTCAGTACAGTTCTGATGGCAAGTACATTGGATGTGTCATTGAGGATTGTGGTGATGCCTATGACATCACATTCACACCATCTGGCAATCTTGTAGTAGAAGCACAGACATTAGTAAACATCTTCCAAGTTATTTCCCAGTAA